In Tachysurus fulvidraco isolate hzauxx_2018 chromosome 1, HZAU_PFXX_2.0, whole genome shotgun sequence, a single window of DNA contains:
- the c1h4orf54 gene encoding uncharacterized protein C4orf54 homolog yields MATLGKALIYDGDTHCALSSKVLHVVAAPKDSNYVDLNELLDLKLGETKAVQVSFTGQKDTLQCVRLPSAEHLPSLTRKCANVECWENGKTKGATETKTAGSSEGPQLSHESLMDCSELLEIRESERTLEILEKETKELDDGDLRRTELYFSEKSESDDEVSTVIADYCVHEMAGDEAHYITTHEIQLSELDHDVDCDLETVSTWDIDDEHQVYSFVDYASVDNNEPKEVQVENIEDEAHRITAVACSQAESDPGDRSATSEEKAPECQSKRTGHIHLSIKATSRAINKPSNVQEKDGGHHHYAIYTEDMSRCVLKDTKGGNVCDGAKCLIALPGRLHFGNKFKGKDVTGYSSGTSSAVSELDDADKEVRNLTARAFKSLAYPYLDAINFSTSSESSASERSKGLNRWSALVDLKYGKVNVSKGGGHNAVAHQNASSNFSLAKRRESKGITGLTLTSRRAPPVEVFALNGNLVNPKNASLTRGNELMGTIGQGQSGVIRLSETLNFRCNVKASTPANEQRVKSARTTEGSHSADEVTNPRQKAHSKPPCDSEDAMEDVHKKSIFASSILKNVISKKMQFEQERKMERGEIIEPGSHEHEAHRDKTALTGLHRQSSKLSETESDFSIVCLDELGDFVDSGSSDAKDNERLEEHIALASETNLESENCAAFDAIKGATDASRGALIRSQNSAFRSWRDEEPEAQTERKSKQTDSTNSKLTKMSRLFVPSIQLVSGERELEKTKPSANNNREVRSMNTLYVSDIAQKPGTSKSPEIKISLRSLREDRSDPFSIAKLLAPSTGCTAGGLTKTNDDPKYQALAAAVKSDSSDRIPHFTVRDVRDKTKLQAPIHQVRDVRKLVKSSYHFVSMDNNSADMEHKTSSQKGYQNPTSLPPIVIKCHSVNTNSIAKESERISDSSNYKLVDDIQEAEVTHSQESVDSITTGSEQTGNPTEQVQLTNIQQEGIPELRTETKNSTRRQETMCDTGEKKADPKMVALEKLQAAVKTMEQLYVFDKNEWKRKSKPQPITDSHVLSFLSTEHHGCNEQDQGNTSSLSVTTREDSVSNPDKLVTTGQQSTRKEEKEPFKISQTPVINDKQKDTKTLMHLDGTPNKKISSLSHSQKSFVPVTTSSVKAPQMLGSSAASISSIAVKNLKSPMQPVSLNISQSKPVTEKRENLSSNASKSNKAGFAPVQFRSSVDSENYITIPVKPYATNAHQSHREHSSNTKSQGDSHQPHKHSSTVMETRSPDTPTATIYHHPLPIMHAAQPQVICFSPTVQPSPVPTDHFQSTQKKMLLDPTTGNYYLVDTPVQPATRRLYDPETGQYVDVPMPQPPPMTPVSVPVSPLALSPGGYGHTYMFYPGYMASTVIPARTIQPQLSVQSEVEAGDKSHAGQQGDEAYMESPYYMPSGKSLQLTPGAHHVPTGRVANSKIPVISITSQQGPRIIAPPSFDGTTMSFVVEHR; encoded by the coding sequence ATGGCAACATTAGGGAAGGCACTGATTTACGACGGGGACACACACTGCGCGCTGTCCAGCAAAGTTTTACACGTCGTGGCGGCTCCAAAGGACTCGAATTATGTAGATCTAAACGAATTGCTAGACCTGAAACTGGGCGAGACGAAAGCGGTGCAAGTAAGTTTTACCGGCCAAAAGGACACACTCCAGTGCGTCCGGCTTCCTTCGGCGGAACATCTGCCCAGTCTCACGCGCAAATGTGCTAATGTAGAATGCTGGGAGAATGGCAAAACAAAAGGagcaacagaaacaaaaacagctggCTCTTCTGAAGGACCACAGCTCAGTCATGAAAGCCTCATGGACTGTTCCGAGTTGCTCGAAATACGCGAATCGGAAAGAACACTGGAAATTTTGGAAAAAGAGACCAAAGAACTCGACGATGGTGATTTACGGCGCACGGAGTTGTATTTCAGCGAGAAGAGTGAGTCGGACGACGAAGTGAGTACAGTGATCGCGGATTACTGCGTGCACGAAATGGCCGGTGATGAAGCTCACTACATCACTACGCACGAAATTCAGCTTTCCGAACTTGATCACGACGTGGACTGTGACTTGGAAACAGTGTCCACTTGGGATATCGATGATGAACACCAGGTCTATTCGTTCGTGGACTACGCATCTGTCGACAACAATGAACCGAAAGAAGTACAAGTGGAAAACATCGAGGACGAGGCTCATAGGATCACTGCAGTGGCATGCAGTCAAGCAGAAAGTGATCCGGGCGACAGGAGCGCCACCTCAGAAGAGAAAGCGCCCGAGTGCCAAAGCAAACGCACCGGCCACattcacctgtcaatcaaagccACTTCCAGAGCTATAAACAAGCCTAGCAACGTCCAAGAAAAGGATGGAGGCCATCATCATTATGCCATTTACACTGAAGACATGAGCCGTTGTGTTTTAAAGGACACAAAGGGGGGAAACGTATGCGATGGCGCAAAATGTTTGATTGCTCTGCCCGGGCGTTTGCACTTTGGCAACAAATTCAAAGGCAAAGATGTAACAGGGTACTCCAGCGGCACATCCAGCGCTGTAAGCGAGTTGGATGATGCCGACAAGGAAGTGCGCAACCTCACGGCCAGAGCTTTCAAAAGTCTGGCCTACCCATATCTCGATGCCATCAATTTCAGCACTTCCAGCGAGTCCTCGGCTTCAGAGCGCAGCAAAGGGCTCAACAGGTGGTCAGCACTTGTTGATCTAAAGTATGGCAAAGTAAACGTGTCCAAAGGAGGCGGTCACAATGCAGTGGCCCATCAAAATGCCTCGTCTAATTTTTCGTTGGCAAAAAGGAGGGAGAGTAAAGGGATAACGGGATTAACTTTGACCAGTAGAAGAGCGCCCCCAGTTGAGGTATTTGCTCTGAACGGCAATCTAGTGAACCCCAAAAACGCATCGTTAACCAGAGGAAATGAGCTCATGGGCACAATTGGACAGGGTCAGAGTGGTGTAATACGGCTCAGTGAAACGCTGAATTTTCGCTGCAATGTTAAAGCGAGTACGCCTGCAAACGAACAGCGCGTGAAATCAGCCCGAACCACGGAAGGATCACATTCCGCAGATGAGGTTACAAACCCTAGGCAAAAGGCGCACAGCAAGCCACCGTGTGATTCAGAAGACGCAATGGAGGACGTGCACAAGAAATCCATATTTGCTTCGAGCATactaaaaaatgtcatttcgAAGAAAATGCAGTTCGAGCAGGAGCGCAAGATGGAGCGGGGAGAGATCATCGAGCCGGGCAGTCACGAGCATGAAGCGCACCGAGACAAAACTGCGCTCACAGGACTTCACAGACAAAGCTCCAAACTCTCTGAGACAGAATCCGACTTCAGTATCGTTTGCCTGGATGAACTTGGAGACTTCGTGGACAGCGGGTCCAGCGACGCCAAGGACAACGAACGCCTCGAAGAACATATCGCTCTCGCATCAGAAACCAATTTAGAGTCGGAAAACTGCGCGGCATTCGACGCTATAAAAGGAGCTACGGACGCGTCCAGAGGCGCACTGATTCGGAGCCAAAATAGCGCTTTTAGAAGCTGGAGGGACGAAGAGCCAGAGGCTCAAACTGAGCGCAAAAGCAAGCAAACAGACTCGACGAACAGCAAGCTTACAAAAATGTCGCGCTTATTTGTGCCAAGCATCCAACTCGTGTCCGGTGAGAGGGAGCTCGAGAAGACTAAGCCGAGTGCGAATAATAACCGTGAAGTGAGAAGTATGAATACTCTGTATGTATCAGACATCGCACAAAAACCAGGAACGTCGAAGTCGCCGGAAATTAAAATAAGTTTACGGAGTCTAAGAGAAGACCGGAGTGACCCGTTCAGCATCGCTAAGCTCCTTGCTCCCAGTACAGGCTGCACTGCAGGCGGGTTGACAAAAACAAACGATGATCCCAAATATCAAGCGCTCGCTGCTGCAGTGAAGAGTGACTCGTCTGATAGAATCCCACACTTCACAGTTAGAGACGTTCGAGACAAGACAAAGTTGCAAGCGCCAATACACCAAGTTAGAGACGTGCGCAAACTGGTTAAGAGCTCGTATCACTTTGTATCTATGGACAACAACAGCGCGGACATGGAGCACAAAACCTCCTCACAGAAGGGATATCAGAATCCGACAAGTCTTCCCCCTATCGTGATTAAATGTCATTCAGTGAATACAAATAGCATTGCAAAGGAATCAGAAAGAATCTCAGATTCCTCGAATTATAAACTGGTTGATGATATCCAAGAGGCTGAAGTGACACATTCTCAGGAGTCTGTAGATAGTATCACAACAGGGTCTGAACAAACAGGTAACCCAACTGAACAAGTGCAGTTAACAAACATACAGCAGGAGGGAATCCCTGAATTAAGAACTGAGACAAAAAACAGCACAAGGAGGCAAGAGACAATGTGTGACACAGGTGAGAAAAAGGCTGATCCCAAGATGGTTGCCCTGGAGAAGCTTCAAGCTGCTGTTAAGACAATGGAACAGCTTTATGTATTTGACAAAAATGAGTGGAAGAGAAAATCTAAGCCACAACCAATAACTGACAGCCATGTGCTTTCATTCCTGAGTACTGAACATCACGGATGTAATGAGCAAGACCAGGGGAACACTAGTTCTTTATCTGTCACAACGAGGGAAGACTCAGTCTCAAACCCAGATAAACTGGTAACAACTGGACAGCAATCAACacgaaaagaagaaaaggaaccGTTTAAAATTTCACAGACGCCCGTTATCAATGACAAACAAAAGGACACCAAAACTCTGATGCACCTTGATGGAACTCCTAATAAGAAAATTTCTAGCCTAAGCCACAGTCAGAAATCTTTTGTTCCTGTCACAACAAGTTCAGTAAAAGCCCCACAGATGCTTGGCTCATCTGCAGCATCTATTAGTTCTATAGCTGTGAAGAACCTTAAGTCACCAATGCAACCAGTGTCTTTAAATATTAGCCAGTCAAAGCCTGtcacagagaagagagaaaatctAAGTAGCAATGCAAGCAAATCCAATAAGGCAGGATTTGCCCCAGTTCAGTTCAGGTCTTCAGTTGATTCTGAGAATTACATAACTATACCTGTAAAACCTTATGCTACCAATGCCCATCAGTCTCACAGGGAACACAGTAGCAACACCAAAAGCCAAGGAGACAGTCATCAGCCCCACAAACACTCAAGTACCGTTATGGAGACACGTTCCCCAGATACCCCTACTGCTACGATCTACCATCACCCTCTGCCCATTATGCACGCAGCACAGCCGCAGGTAATTTGTTTTTCTCCTACAGTTCAGCCATCTCCAGTGCCCACAGACCACTTTCAGtctacacagaaaaaaatgctcCTAGATCCCACTACTGGAAACTACTATTTGGTTGACACTCCTGTCCAGCCAGCCACAAGACGACTTTATGACCCAGAAACAGGGCAGTATGTTGATGTCCCAATGCCACAACCTCCTCCTATGACCCCTGTATCTGTGCCTGTTTCCCCGCTTGCCCTTAGCCCTGGAGGTTATGGTCATACCTACATGTTCTACCCAGGATACATGGCCTCAACTGTGATTCCTGCCCGGACCATTCAGCCTCAGCTTTCTGTACAATCAGAGGTGGAAGCAGGAGACAAATCCCATGCAGGGCAGCAGGGAGATGAAGCATACATGGAAAGTCCTTATTATATGCCTTCTGGGAAATCTCTGCAGTTAACTCCAGGTGCTCATCATGTACCTACTGGCAGGGTGGCCAACAGCAAGATACCTGTCATTAGCATCACCTCCCAGCAAGGGCCCAGGATCATCGCACCTCCCTCCTTTGATGGAACCACTATGAGTTTTGTGGTGGAGCACAGATGA
- the trmt10a gene encoding RNA (guanine-9-)-methyltransferase domain-containing protein 2, which produces MSSDAVSDSRAEGNEQEVQGGGSEILSKRQRKKLLKQQQWEEQRDLRKQKRKERKQQRKLERQTHVEDRTDCPDRKRVRKEAEPSPLRLVIDCSFDSLMMLKDVKKLHKQIQRCYAENRRAAHPVQFYITSHGGQLKQNMDEINKGWVNWKDIHIKSEPFQEILSKEDLVYLTSDSPNVLEELDEAKAYVIGGLVDHNHHKGISFKRANELGITHAQLPLDSFVKMNSRKVLAVNHVFEIMLAYLDKHDWKEAFFTVLPQRKGAVPVGQENKVDQDEEQDEEDSDTCETGTQNSENTKDQTNGKQDEHDTQQNQSDSCERTDD; this is translated from the exons ATGTCTTCTGATGCGGTCAGTGATTCCAGAGCAGAAGGAAATGAGCAGGAGGTCCAAGGTGGAGGATCTGAAATATTgtcaaaaagacagagaaagaaacttCTTAAACAACAGCAATGGGAGGAACAGAGAGATTTACGCAA GCAGAAGCGCAAGGAGCGGAAACAGCAGAGGAAGTTGGAAAGACAGACGCATGTGGAGGACAGAACAGACTGCCCTGACAGGAAGCGCGTTCGTAAAGAGGCTGAGCCCAGTCCTCTCCGTCTGGTCATAGATTGCAGCTTTGACAGCCTCATGATGCTCAAG GATGTAAAGAAGCTTCACAAGCAGATCCAGAGATGCTATGCAGAGAACAGAAGAGCAGCACACCCAGTCCAG TTTTATATAACAAGCCATGGTGGGCAGTTGAAACAAAATATGGATGAAATTAACAAAGGCTGGGTCAACTGGAAG GATATCCATATCAAGTCCGAGCCTTTTCAGGAAATCTTAAGCAAAGAGGATCTGGTGTATCTCACCTCGGATTCGCCCAACGTTCTTGAGGAGCTTGATGAGGCCAAAGCCTATGTCATTGGAGGACTGGTGGATCACAATCACCATAAA GGAATATCTTTTAAACGGGCTAACGAGCTTGGAATCACTCACGCTCAACTTCCACTGGACAGCTTCGTCAAGATGAATAGCCGCAAAGTGCTCGCTGTCAACCACG TGTTTGAGATTATGTTGGCATATCTGGACAAACATGATTGGAAGGAGGCTTTCTTCACCGTCCTGCCCCAGCGGAAAGGAGCTGTACCTGTGGGCCAAGAGAATAAAGTGGATCAGGATGAGGAGCAGGATGAGGAGGACTCAGATACATGTGAGACAGGAACACAAAATAGCGAAAATACAAAGGACCAAACAAATGGCAAACAGGATGAACATGACACTCAGCAAAACCAGTCAGATTCATGTGAACGGACTGATGATTGA